One region of Primulina tabacum isolate GXHZ01 chromosome 1, ASM2559414v2, whole genome shotgun sequence genomic DNA includes:
- the LOC142515025 gene encoding FCS-Like Zinc finger 5-like produces MLGKRARRPPIKRTTSMTEFHLDRTSPTNIQPHNGGSVSSTPRQHRRNSADFVETSHFLRVCFLCQRRLVHGHDIYMYRFVIFIYSHEFIYFYSFKLICMCVCILCTQFNFYVSVMVYRSGIHECLHLLYIYNLVDILTKTLDSVQEYFGSSCFGRGDSAFCSLECRQQQMVQDERIDKCSMASKKDAGTAASASGVAQAPTKSERVAAV; encoded by the exons ATGTTGGGAAAGAGGGCGAGGCGACCACCCATAAAGAGGACTACAAGCATGACGGAGTTCCATTTAGACCGCACCTCCCCGACCAATATTCAGCCTCACAACGGCGGATCCGTCAGCAGCACTCCGAGACAGCACCGCCGTAACTCTGCTGATTTTGTGGAGACTTCTCATTTCTTGAGAGTCTGCTTTCTCTGCCAACGCCGTCTTGTCCATGGTCATGATATCTACATGTACAGGTTCGTAATATTTATTTACTCtcatgaatttatttatttttattcttttaagcTTATATGTATGTGCGTGTGTATTTTATGCACGCAGTTCAATTTCTACGTTTCTGTGATGGTGTACAGGTCTGGTATACATGAATGTTTGCatttgctatatatatat AATCTGGTTGATATTTTAACAAAAACTTTAGATTCGGTGCAAGAATATTTTGGTTCTTCGTGTTTTGGCAGAGGCGACAGTGCTTTTTGCAGTCTAGAATGCAGACAACAGCAGATGGTTCAAGACGAAAGAATAGACAAGTGTTCGATGGCTTCCAAAAAAGACGCAGGGACCGCCGCCTCCGCCTCCGGCGTAGCCCAAGCACCGACCAAAAGCGAGAGGGTCGCCGCAGTGTAG